The genomic region AATCTCATCCGGATTCAGGTTTCGCATTCGTTTTAAACGCGCTGTAGCACAGAAGTTACAATCCAGACTACATCCCACCTGACTGGATACGCAAGCTGTTGTTCGCGTTTCCGTCGGAATCAGAACACTTTCCACTATCAATCCATCGTGTAAACGAACCGCATTTTTTACCGTACCGTCTTCACTACGTTGCATCTGATCAACCTTAATATGATTGATCACAAAATTATCCTCCAACATCTGCCGCGTTGCTTTGGCGACATTGGTCATATCGTCAAATTTATGCGCGCCTTTATTCCATAGCCATTCGTATACCTGGTTCCCGCGAAATGCTTTATCGCCCTGAGCTACAAAAAAATCGCGTAACTGCTCTTTACTTAACGCTCTAATATCTTTCTTTTCCGTTTGCATGGCACAAAGTTAGTAACTATTTGTATAATTGGCCGTTTCTGCTTTTGGTAATTTGTAATTTTGTAAAAAATTTACGTTATGCATTTTATCTCCGAGACTTTAGAAGATTATGTAGCGGCACATTCCGAAAACGAACCGGCTTTGCTGGCCGCCTTAAATAAGGAAACCCATCAGAAAATCCTGCAACCCCGTATGTTGAGCGGCCATTTTCAAGGGCGCGTTTTGAGTATACTTTCCAAATTGATTCGCCCGAAGGCTATTCTGGAAATCGGAACCTATACCGGTTATGCCGCGTTATGTCTGGCCGAAGGGTTGGTTGAAAACGGTACTTTGGATACTATCGATATCAACGAGGAGTTATTCGATTTCCAACGCAAATATTTTGATCAATCGGAATGGAAAGACCAGATTTACCAACATTTGGGGAATGCTTTGGAGATTATTCCGACGTTAAATAAAAAATTTGATCTGGTTTTTATTGATGCCGATAAAGAAAACTATATCAACTATTTCCAGATGATCGTTCCGTTGATGAATAAAGGCGGGGTGATTTTATCGGACAATGTATTGTGGTCCGGTAAAATTCTGGAAACGGTAAAAGCCAATGATAAGAGTACCAAAATATTACTGGAGTACAACCAGCTGCTAAAAGACGATCCAAGAGTCGAAACGGTTTTATTACCAATTCGCGACGGACTTACCGTGAGCCGAGTTCTTTAAAAAATAAAAGGGATAACAATGTAGAGTGCTCCCAAAAAGTTAGACAAATTTATAATTAAATTTGACAATAATGAGCTCGGTATTTCACCGGGCTCATTCCATTTAAATTAAGTTTAATTCTATTGTTATTGTAATAGCTTATGTACTTTTTAAGCTCTTGTTTTAAATGTTCTGTTGATTTAAACTTTTGAAGATAAAACAACTCTGATTTAATAATACCAAAAAAGTTTTCTATAACAGCATTGTCTAAGCAATTCCCTTTTCTTGACATACTTTGAGTAACTCCCTTGTCCTTCAATAATCTTTGATATTGTTTCATTTGGTATTGCCATCCTTGATCAGAGTGCAATATAAGCCCAGTATTATCTGCTATTTTCCTAAATGACTTTTTAAGCATATTAGTGACCTGTTCAAAATTTGGCCTTTCTGATAATTCATAGCTTATTATTTCTCCATTAAATAGATCAATGACAGGAGACAAGTATAGCTTCTTTCCCTTTACATTGAATTCGGTTATATCAGTTGCCCATTTTTGATTGGGTTGTTCTGCTTTAAAATTCCGTTGTAATATATTAGGTGCTATCTTGCCATGTTCTCCTTTATACGATTTATATTTCTTAACTCTTATTAAACTCTTAAGCCCTAAAACTTTCATTAGTTTCAATACAGTCTTGTGATTAATTACAAAACCTTTATTCCTTATCTCAAGAGTGATACGGCGATAGCCCAGACGACCTTTATGAGAATGATAGATCGATTTAATCAACTCTTTAAGCTCTGTATATTTGTCAATAACAGCGTTTCTCTTTTGATGATAATAATAACTAATCCGTGCCATATTTGCATGATCCAATAAAAGAGATAGATCATGGTTATGCCTTAATTCCTCTATGGTTTGTGCCTTTTGTTTTGCTCGGCTTCTTCTGCTTGAATTAAGGCTTGTAACTTTTTTAAATAGGCTACTT from Flavobacterium sp. WV_118_3 harbors:
- a CDS encoding O-methyltransferase, with product MHFISETLEDYVAAHSENEPALLAALNKETHQKILQPRMLSGHFQGRVLSILSKLIRPKAILEIGTYTGYAALCLAEGLVENGTLDTIDINEELFDFQRKYFDQSEWKDQIYQHLGNALEIIPTLNKKFDLVFIDADKENYINYFQMIVPLMNKGGVILSDNVLWSGKILETVKANDKSTKILLEYNQLLKDDPRVETVLLPIRDGLTVSRVL
- a CDS encoding IS3 family transposase, coding for MFTCSSSLFKKVTSLNSSRRSRAKQKAQTIEELRHNHDLSLLLDHANMARISYYYHQKRNAVIDKYTELKELIKSIYHSHKGRLGYRRITLEIRNKGFVINHKTVLKLMKVLGLKSLIRVKKYKSYKGEHGKIAPNILQRNFKAEQPNQKWATDITEFNVKGKKLYLSPVIDLFNGEIISYELSERPNFEQVTNMLKKSFRKIADNTGLILHSDQGWQYQMKQYQRLLKDKGVTQSMSRKGNCLDNAVIENFFGIIKSELFYLQKFKSTEHLKQELKKYISYYNNNRIKLNLNGMSPVKYRAHYCQI